The DNA region CCCTGACCCCAGCCCCGGCCCGAGCTCCTGCGCGTACGCCGCGGCCCGCGGTGCCCAGCCCTCTCCCTCCGGGCGCCTCCGTCGCTCTCGGTCGCCTCCCAAACCACGGGACTCTTTTCTGGCGGAGGGATTCGGTGTGACGAGTCATTCACTCTCACAGAAATTATAAAAtttttgagagatttttttttttttcatggagagGCGTGCGGCgagaataaatatgaataaaacgCACTTCTGGGGGGGAAGAATAAGTTTTTTGCCTGTATTGGGCACACCGCCCCGGATGTAGTGCCGGGGGGGCGGGCGAGGCGCGCGGTTCGGTTGTGGCGGGCGGCGATGGCCGCGGAGCGGCGGCGACGGGCGGCTGCCGAGCTGTACGGCCGCCTCCTCCGGTGGGTCTCGGCCCGGCGCGGGACGGCCGCTCTGCTGAGGGAGGCGGCTCGGCCGGGGAGGCTGTCAGGGGCGGGGGTGCCGGGTGGGGCCCCAGTTTGCGGGGAGGTTGCTGAGGCTCTGATTGTAGACCCGCGTCGTTTTAGTTTACGCAGTTAAAATTACTGTTTAATGAGGagtactgaggaaaaaaactttaTGTGccttaacattttcattttctttcagattatatgaagaaggaagggaaagtaTCCCCGAACATCCGTATCTCTTTGAGGTAAATACGTATGTGAAAATACAGCCACGTAACATGAGTCTGTATGTTTGAAACACAGCCGTTGATCAACAGCTGAGATACGTGCAGGGATATCACGTTGCTGAGGAAAGTTTACCTCAGTGTGCCGAGGAAAGTTTACCTCAGCAATACCTCTTTAGATCTACCTCACCATGGAGAAGGAGACCCGGGTAGAGACCCAGAGTGCCGCCCTCCCGGCGCCATCACCAGCCTTCACCTCCCCGCTCATTCCTGCGTCCCCCCTGATCTTTTGCCCCTGTTAAGAGTTAACTTGTTTAAAATGATTGTAAGGATCAAGTAGACGTGAGAGTGCTACGAGGTGGAGGTCGTGCGAAGTGCAGAAGGTGGGTGGTACAGTGTGTGtggctgctgggaggagaggaaagagctgctacagcagctgccctggggtAGTATTTTCATGCAGGTAATCCAGATCTTCAAACTTGTAACTTCTGATGGCATGCTTTTTATCTAAGTAGTTTTATAGGGAATGGGATGTAGGTATGAAAATAGTAATTGCTTCTAATAGCTTTTGGAACATAGGGATGGCTGGAAAATCCCTTAACACTATTTAGTTGTATTAATGTTGGGATTTGTACAAGTTTGAtaatagtttgaaaataaaatcaggtgGTTAATTAAAGATACAGCAATGTGAAAAAGTGACTAGACATGAAGATTCAAGCAATACGTCTCTGTGTGTATGCAAAAGCCTAAGTAAAGATTGATATTCCTTCCTTCTCGAGAACAGTCTTGAGTTATTTAATGACTCCAAACAGTGTTTAGAGCTCTCATGAGACAATCAGAGAAGTGATCAATTGATATTTAATGTTACTTGAAATAAGTATTCTTCATCTTGAGGATATCTAGTGACCGCAGGTGCTACTTGACAACAATGATCCCTCATATCTCAGATTATCTGAAGTTTTGTTTGTTGAACCAAACTTCAGTTTCTCATGGAATCAACCTGCTAGAGAttaaattttctttgttgtttagTTGAAAGTTGTTGCATTTTCACAGCTGATTTGATTCCACCTATGGCATGCAGTAACTGTGTTCTCCTGAAGTAAGAAAGCCTTAGATTCATGAATGGTTGCAGTAGGGTTGGAAAACAGTTTGTGGAATTAGTTAATTTTGCAATCTCTGGTATAAAAATTGCTGAAATGAAGCATTTATATGTAGtgtattaaaaagttttaatatttttttttcagactgatgtAGAGATCTGTTTGATTGGTGGTAGTTGCAAAAGTCCCATTGAAGGATTTTGGAATGGAAACAATATgatatatattttacagaaagcagTAAGTGTGTATGTtagttgttaatttttaaatgttatctaGACTTGAATTCccatgaaatattttcacataccTTGTGTTTTGACTTACCTGTGCACTTCTCTTAAAGCTGCACAATGAAGAAAGTGACCCAATGGAAGAGTCAAAAACAGATGATGCTATTTATGCCTCTGAGCTTTTACCAAAGGAGAGTTCCGGACCAGTGGCTCTTTCTGTCAGAAGAGCAAAGTAAGTGTCAAAGGTCTACCTCCCCTTttgatgtaattttcttttgcaacttTTGTCTCTCTTCCTAATATTCAGAACCTGTATTATTTTCAGTCCCCCAAAATTAAATTACTCATTAGTTTAGTGAGGAGATATGACCATTTTTCATCCTGCAAAGTGGCCTCCCTTGGCTAAAAGTATTCCTAACAAAGTAACTAAAGTCAAGctactggaaaaatatttgtgagcTGTCCCATTAAGTTAATGGGACTGTCTGGGTGTAGGTGAGCAAATAAAGCTTACTAAGACTTCAATGCTTGTTTTTGTAAGgcttctgttaaagaaaaaaaaaaagtctgattggGGTCTTTGGCTGTTATTAAAATACCAAGGCATGGTACCAAAACATGGTGACTAGTTTGCTTAACTAACTTATCCTTTTAACAtgcttaaaatgtaaaattcaattATTATTTCAGAATCTTTAgtctaaattaaaatattatattaaatatattctcaGTTACGATATCTTACTTCCTCCTTTGTGTCTTCATTGTTCCACCTGTAAAAAGAGGTTTGTAATACTGCATTCTTTTTGTAAAATGATTAGATGTCTGCTAAGGAAGCATGATAAATAGGAGTTAAGTTTTGTGTAAGGGATAGATTCAGCTATACTTGCTggcatcttattttttttcctgttcatatcTCTAGGCAGTTGATTTCCTTATATACAATGGTGCAAAATCCAAACATGACCCACTTGAAGATAAGCGAACTGGTTGTGCTTCCTCCCCTCTGGATAAGGTGTGACGGTTCTGATCCTGAACATACTTGTTGGCTTGGAGCTGAGCCTCTCAAAGCTGGAAACAAAATCACAGGAATCAATTTTTATGTGGTTACATGTGATGGTAAGTTTATAATGttatacagaaaattaaatgaggaAGGCTTAAAAATGTGGGAATATTGATGTAGCGATGCTGTCTTTGTCCTTTGTGTGATGTTGGCTTGGTACTGCTCTATATTCTTCGTTTTGAAAaacaaggggtggggggggaagagagagagaaaagatgttTTCAACCCATGCTGTGTGGgggaaataactttttaatatactAAGTGCAGCAGTATCTGTGCAGGCCCACCTTCACTCAGGTGCAATAACTTAGCAAATTGAAATTGCTCCCATTCAACTCCTTGTACAAGTACTGACTCTTACTAAACATTTCTATGTTAACACCAGCTCTTATTATCAATAGGACAAATGAAAGAAGAATGCCAGCTCTCTAAAGGACAACATGAGTTGTACTTGACCAAATGGAGTATTTGAGAATTAATTTTAagtgccaaatttgaattgtgtCAAATGTTTTTtcgattctttcttttttcctttcctaggtCCCACAGCTGATAAAACCTGTTTTGCAAACCTGGAAGAGCTCAAAATGGCACATAAAATGAAACATCATTCATCTGTTGTAGGTTTTTATGATCTATCATGCCTTCAATCTAAGTTTAAAAACTCTGGTTTTGGATTTATGATACTGGTTTTGGGAAGCTGTATAGATTCTATTTAGAATCTCATCTTAGTATGATTCTGTAGTATAATAGTCTCTTTTGAAGTAATATGTGGGTTCCCTGTGTTGTAATGCAGTTGTCTGATATTAGatctatttgtgtgtgtgtgtgaaatgcttttaaaagtattttgcatgGGTACAAAAGAATCAATGTTGTGGTGGctttggtggtgtttgtttttttttttaatctgttctttctAGGTGACGACAAAAGGATTTGCTCAGTATGAACTTATTAGAGCTGCTGCAATAGAAGACACAATTGTAGAATCTGAAAGCAATATATATGTTGATATTACATGGAATACTGTCGATAAGATTCTGGAGACACCCCCCCTCATTTCAGCTGCCACACTGGTAAgtcaagaaggaaaaagcaaacaaccccAAACTCTTTCCACAGTTTAAGTCACGAGTAGtgtgaaggagagaaaataagtttGACTCTTGACATTTGAGTTCATTCTTCTTCATATAAGCAATACAATGTGTTCATAATCTACATTATCAATTATGGTAATATGCATTTCACTAATGAAAATTTTAGGATTGCTAAAGTTTGGAACTGACGTAAACTTCTGGAACTTTCAGAATATTACACTCGAGTCTGGGGACCCCAGAAGTCCTGTATATCAGCTATACAGAGAACTGCAGTTTCTCCTTGTAAGTATGAGTGAGAAATTCCAATTTCAGATTTACATGGAATGGTGATTTTATGTGTTAATAATCTACTTTATTTAAAACTTCATCAGGTGTTTCACAGATAACTTGAAGCTTTTAGTTTAGAATAAACTTTGAGTTCAGTTTTGGGAATCTTGAATACAAAGAGGACAAATCATGAACACGAAAGCCAGGAAATTCAAGAAGTTTCTAAATTTGTGGTTAGCTGTACAGAGAGAGATGTATGATTCTTGGAGATGTTAACTACAATTTTAAGTATGACACATGCAGAACCTCAAACAAGAACTGatttgtggtggtttggttttgatgctgTCTTTAGGCTTTGGCAGAAGGTTTGAAGACAGGTGTGACTGAGTGGCCTGAGCCCTTAGAGTCTGAATCAGCTCTTGAACTGGTCCAGGAATTTCTGACTGGTAATTGCTGCTTGTTACATGGGGAGAGGGATATGtcacatttcacagaaataaaaggaaattccacatacaatttttaaagtattagaaTTAGAGGTGCTAATTTCTATGCTATAACCACCTGCACAAAGTAGTTAAATAGGTTAGTCAGTACAtctctgtcatttttctttgtcttaataTCTTGTATAAAAGTAATAattgtttctttataaaatgacacaattatgtttaaaaagcaattaagAGAGTTCTGGATGTGTCTTTCAAGTTATCTGACATTCACATGAACTTTAAACCTGCTAAGTGTCCCTTTGGTGGTGGAAAACAATACTTTGATGACAGCTTAAAATGAAGCATCCAAAATTACTAATTCCTTCCGAAAACTGTTGTGAACAATATGT from Mycteria americana isolate JAX WOST 10 ecotype Jacksonville Zoo and Gardens chromosome 6, USCA_MyAme_1.0, whole genome shotgun sequence includes:
- the ZWILCH gene encoding protein zwilch homolog, with the protein product MAAERRRRAAAELYGRLLRLYEEGRESIPEHPYLFETDVEICLIGGSCKSPIEGFWNGNNMIYILQKALHNEESDPMEESKTDDAIYASELLPKESSGPVALSVRRAKQLISLYTMVQNPNMTHLKISELVVLPPLWIRCDGSDPEHTCWLGAEPLKAGNKITGINFYVVTCDGPTADKTCFANLEELKMAHKMKHHSSVVTTKGFAQYELIRAAAIEDTIVESESNIYVDITWNTVDKILETPPLISAATLNITLESGDPRSPVYQLYRELQFLLALAEGLKTGVTEWPEPLESESALELVQEFLTDLKKKLDGYCLSGNSNETEKIKCDTAAVDSSIKSVFSERGDLDFAEQLWCKMRSVSSYQELIECFTLIIKSLEHGEIQPWIHQGSSSLLSKLIQQSYHGKIEVVSLSGITPVQMLLEIGLDKMKKDYVSFFIGQELATLTYLDYFISTSVDLQEQVHRVQKLHHMLEIMVSCTVLLQFKHENLFPLTQICMKYYKENPLNEKHVFQLPIRPALVRKFYQNDHPEIWKVDISSGHGQKEVKTSWQVSTNPPVEHMTSNNTGLFSDSTVNGSSEERMYFITMAKCSQVHFT